The genomic segment TTTGCACTTGGCTTCACATACATGAATGACAGTTGTTGTTGACCGTCTTAGCCTGTAGCAGAGGCTGGTTTTAATTTCCATGATTTTCCTGCAtgagcctcccaagtgctgggattgtaccCTGCTCAACTAGAATGCTGGAGTCTCTACTTACCATAAGTAAGACACTAACAAATCTCTTCACAGATAACAAACTTCTAGAGCTTTCTTCACTATCCAGAAGGCACGGAGATAGTCAGTGCTTTTCATAAATATTCCCACACCTTGAGAGAAACCTCTCCCGCATCAGACTGATGAATCCGAAGAGTGGGGTGATACACGATGGGAGATTTGGAACCTATCTGAATGGGAACAGGGGAAAGAAAGGTAGGCTCTTCAAGAAAGGCTTTCCAGGCATGTGTGACTCTGAAAAATAACACATCATAGACTGGAGTCTGTCACTGCCAAACATGAAAGTGGCAAGAGAGACTTATTCATGTGTGTTGCTATTCCCTCCTGTCTAAGGAGACGCTGACCTGCCCCACTGCATTGTTAAGTGAGTCCTGTGCTTCATAGCCCATTAGAGTTCACTATTGACAGCCTCTCTTTCCTTCACCGCAATCCAGTTGTACAGGAAGTATcaccttctttttgtttcttctttgttactctaaaatattttttctgtagttttaaaatcttttttttttttttttacttttctggaaCTTGGATTGAATCGAGGACTTTGCAATTGCTAGGCAAGTAAGTACTATGACACTGAGTTAGTTCCTCAgtcctactttttaaaaacttttttttttttagtttagttagtgcctgtgtgtatgtgtacataacaCATGTGTGCCTAATATCTGAGGGTGAGAGAAGAGGGTGCTGGACACTCTGGTTAGcatataaaaatgtgtttcattaGGACACATATATGCAAAGCTATTCTTTGGTTTTATGCACCCTCTCACTTCAGGTTTCCTCCCGCTTCACTTGGttatctccttcctctcccaaaCACGTAATCCATTACTGTCTCTGGCTTCCCCTTCCGCCTTTAGTCATAGTTCCCACATCTCCACTTtcatgttctctccctctctctctttctctctctgtgtgtaattTAAATCTATATAAGAAAATGACATCCTTCTGAATCTATTTCACTTCATATCAAGTTGTATCAAGTTGTCATTCTCTATAGCTGAGTAAAACTCTCTTATACTCTCACACACCATTTTCTCAATCCATTTATCTGTTACTGGATATTCACACACATGGCCTCatatcttggctattgtgaacagGACAGTATACCTATGACTTTTCAAGTATCTACATGGTATGTTGATATAGAGGTCTTCAGGTGTATGTCCAGGAGTGCTGTAGTTGGTTCATATGGTAATCtcactttagtttttaaatgaacctCTGTACTGTACCAGCTCATATTCTGTGTTAGTGACTTGTATTGTTGTTGTGCCAAAATgtcttgacaaaagcaacttaagggagaatgAATGTATTCTGGCACATGGTTCAAGGTTTTAGtgcatcatggtgggaaagtcttggcagcaggagcaggagagaagcaggaagcagctgCTCTCATTTTGTCTGCAGTCAGGATACAGAGAATGATGGATATTTAGGGCCcagcttgctctttctttttgaatttaCTCCAGGATGGCACCCACAATTAAAATGGGTCTTCCTATGTCAGTTAACCTACTCTAGATAATCCCCCACAGGTGTTCCCAGAAGCTAACCTAATTCAGACAATTACATTCTCAGAAGTTTGTCTTTTAAGTAATTCAAGATCCTGGCAAATCAGCAATCAATATTAANNNNNNNNNNNNNNNNNNNNNNNNNNNNNNNNNNNNNNNNNNNNNNNNNNNNNNNNNNNNNNNNNNNNNNNNNNNNNNNNNNNNNNNNNNNNNNNNNNNNNNNNNNNNNNNNNNNNNNNNNNNNNNNNNNNNNNNNNNNNNNNNNNNNNNNNNNNNNNNNNNNNNNNNNNNNNNNNNNNNNNNNNNNNNNNNNNNNNNNNNNNNNNNNNNNNNNNNNNNNNNNNNNNNNNNNNNNNNNNNNNNNNNNNNNNNNNNNNNNNNNNNNNNNNNNNNNNNNNNNNNNNNNNNNNNNNNNNNNNNNNNNNNNNNNNNNNNNNNNNNNNNNNNNNNNNNNNNNNNNNNNNNNNNNNNNNNNNNNNNNNNNNNNNNNNNNNNNNNNNNNNNNNNNNNNNNNNNNNNNNNNNNNNNNNNNNNNNNNNNNNNNNNNNNNNNNNNNNNNNNNNNNNNNNNNNNNNNNNNNNNNNNNNNNNNNNNNNNNNNNNNNNNNNNNNNNNNNNNNNNNNNNNNNNNNNNNNNNNNNNNNNNNNNNNNNNNNNNNNNNNNNNNNNNNNNNNNNNNNNNNNNNNNNNNNNNNNNNNNNNNNNNNNNNNNNNNNNNNNNNNNNNNNNNNNNNNNNNNNNNNNNNNNNNNNNNNNNNNNNNNNNNNNNNNNNNNNNNNNNNNNNNNNNNNNNNNNNNNNNNNNNNNNNNNNNNNNNNNNNNCACACACACCTATGCTTTGTCTTTATCTCACAGCACTTTTATGTGGATAGTAGGGATCTGGACTCAGGTTCCTGTGCAGTTGCATCAAATTAATTCATCCCACAGCCTGTGGAGGTTACCAGTATCTATAGtaatgataatataaaatatattgataatatAATGAGAATGATAGAGCAACAGTTCGTTACTGGTCATCTTGGTAATTATGTTTATCCAAACTGTGCTTTGAGGTAAGCACATGTTTATTCCATTCTTTTGTACACTGTTGGAATGGTGACATGATATTCTATTGTAGTAAAGGTCTACAGTTGCATCAGCCTTTAGCAACTGTGCAGGTCACCTCTTTTATTCCTTTGACTATCAGGTTTACCTCAGTGACTCCCTCCTCCCAGGTCTTTACCTCTGAGTTCTAGGATGCTCATATATAGAACTAGAGGATCAGTTAGGAATGGGCATATTTAGAGAATAGCTTTGATTTCACCATGTCATCACACACATATCCTTGGCAATGTCTTCACATAGCCCCTGGTTAGTGCTCTTTGTAGTTTTGTCTGCAATCTTCCTATCCCAGCTATAGGCATCCTTCAGGTATATAGGCTTTCAATATCTTCTCGGTTTGTAAGGAGACTTGATAAAGTAGCCTcaggactgtctgtctgtctgagtcatGTGCCTGTCTGATTTGCATCTTGCTAGGCATGAGAGAATTAGTTCCTGTTTCCTCACTTTCTCCATGGGAACTATAGgtatgggttagggttagggttagggttagggttatgtAGAGCAAAGTAAATTCCAAGTGAGTAAAGTCCTGCCTGAGTGAACATGTGTTTTTGGCATGGGTACAGTCAACTCAAAGACTAACCTTAGGAGCAGAAgaaaatggcaaagccttctttGGATGTGTAAGTGTGGGCATTAttagtgtgtgcagaaaatgtctaCCACAGCTTTCTTCCTTCAGATATTTATAGCCTGAAGGCTTTTTCCCCATATAGAGACTATTCCTACGAGGATTAGCTAAATCTGTCTCCTTGTTTCAGTTATATGTCATAAACACTGCCTTTTTCTTTATCTGTAGAGAATCACCCACCCTCCTTATTCAGCCATATTCAATAATGCCAAATCTCTGTTCAGCTCTATGTaattgtcctagttagggtttctatggctgtgacaaAACCCCATGActgaaaagcaagttggggaggaaagggtttattcatcttgcATGTTTATagtgctgttcatcactgaagaaagtcaagacaggaactcaaacaagtcTGGATCCtagaggaaggagctgatgcagaggctatggaggaatgctgctttctggcttgttcctcagggcttgctcaccctgctttcttatagaacccaggaccaccatcccagggatggtaccacccacaatgcacTGGGCTCTCCCTCATcgataactaattaagaaaattccttacaacaaatcttatggagacatttactcaactgaggttctctctatTCAGCTAACTCTAGCCTGCATGTCAGCTAACTCTAGCCTGCATGTCACGTTGACACAAGACCAGCCAACACAATAGTAAACACGCAGAGCTCCTGGGGTGATGTGGTTTCTCTATTAGAAAACCTGATCCACCTGACCCCAGttttctatttgcttttctttctctgtgtgtttgtcttttcccTATACACTCTAGTCAAGTCCATCCTAGGAGCTTTGCTGGACAGGGCACTTAGTTACTGACTTCATAATGTTGCTCCATAAATATTATGCCCTAAGCTCTTAATGGTTCTGATTTTAGATTATGAAGTTCAAAAGCTCAAGTTNNNNNNNNNNGGttccagatccttctgcctcaatttcctaagtgccaggattatgGGCACACAGCACTATGCTTGACTTTTaggttttgtttgcctgtttgttttgagacaggctctcaccatcaacttttatttttagttttagttttttagaCTCTCTCTATGTTGTCCAGGTCAATCTCTGCCAGGATTCtctaaaatttatatagaaattCAAAACTAAACAGTGAACTTTTGCCATGATTCACAGTGATATATATTCTGAGCCTGTAAGCAGAATGGCCTGCTACAGCCTGGTGGGGATAGGTTGGGCAAGTAGCTTTATCACCAGTAGAACCTCTACGGTCATCTTGTTGCCTGGCTAGTTATCCTCTTATGTGTTTAAAATTTATCTACTCATCTGGAGACTAGTTTTAGTGAGGTTAGAACTGTACTTTgaaagtatttctttaaggttggcatcacattttctttttattccttataCTAATAATACAAGCGTTATGATTCACAGATTCGTTGAAAACTTAGCTTTGTACCTTTCTGTTGCATATTAACTTTGCCTACATTCAAGCAACTGATGAATCTGATGAATATACTTTGGAGATAATTCCAAACATACAGATACTTATAACATCtttgcacattttttaaaaggaacattCTAGTTACTTGGAAAACTGTATGAATATAAAAGAAGGGCTGAAACTGAAAAAGCATAACATTATGTACTTTAACAATGATACTTCTTTtgacttttttcattttcagtgtCAAATTGACAGGTCTGTTTCAGTGGCCCAGCCCTTGTGATCAAAGACAACCAGCTCTCCTCACTGTCTCCCGTTGCTCAGATTCCAGGAATGCCAGTGTGTTCCTTTTTTTAGAAAATGCAGCTGCTGGTTTCTGGCTTGTTCTTTCCACCCCAGACTTCAATGACAACTGCTAAAGACAtggaagggggcagggaaggtGTGGAAGGCTTACTGTCAGGAAAGAATTTTAATAACTAGGGTAGAGGTAAACTTATCAGTTGAGTGTAGACATTTCTAGGATATATTCTGTGATGTGAAaggaatacaaagaaaaaatccaacatAGCCTTAAAAAGTAAGGGGAAACATTGGTCTTTCATAATTTATCACTCATAAATTAGTTTTGGAATTCTTGTCAATAGTTTCATCAACATACCAAACACTTTTAGAATCCCTCCTATATCCTGATTGCTGTCTAGGCCCCaggaaagaaatttttaaaattgagtaatATTATAGTTCTTGTTTCAGTAGTATTTGCCACATATTTCTTCAATCTTTTCCTCATAGCATACTAGCCATGTGGCTCTCCAGATAGCAAcgtttccaatttttttctagGCACAACATAATTCTCTTGTCCAATTCCCAAAGCCCTTTGTAATCAAATTCCATGCTATTGTACCAGTCCCATTTCTTCTAAGccttttattttgtaatgaatAGGCCATGCCACAGAGTCTTCTTATAATTTTATGTCAGTAGCTCCAACTTCTATTTACCCTTTTTGCTTATGCTGCACTGTCACATGCCTTAAGCCACATCTTGTGAGTCTTCCTTTTATGCCCTTGGCTATGTTAGGGTCCTTTTCTTTATGTTGCCTTTGTGCCTACCACTGCTATAATCCCCAGTATTATAATATTGGGATTATTTGTATCCAGTTTATTTTCTTCCATGAGAGAAGGATGAGTAATAGCCTTTCATTTTTGCATCTCCAGCATATACCATAGGCATGGTATACATCAAGTATACAGTGAGTGATGGTctggtaaatgaatgaatgaatttatcatctttcatttttcatatagCAActgtaaattaatttttcttgccttcttttaTCCCACTATTTCTTATGAATTCTCTTTTCAGAATGCTATCAGAAGGATATCTCAGTGGACTTACCTACTGGAATGACATTCATTGGAATTGTGCATCTTATAATGAACCGATGGCTGGGGACCAGGGTGAAGAGACAAGTTCTGTTGCTGCTCTTTCATATGCCTCTGTGGATGAAACACAAGTTCAAAGTCTTTATGTGAGTTGCAAATCCTCTGGAAAGTTTATTTCATCAGTGCATGCAAGGGCGAGTCAGCacagcagaagccagagcagaACAGTGCTGCAGGCAAACACCAACCCCGTATTTGAAAATCCAACCTTAGCTGCAGTTGGCATATGCAGAGATGTGATCAGGGAGACCTACTTGGTCCCACCTTCTTGTAAAAGTATTTGCAAAAATTACAATGACTTACATATTGCCGGGGGACAGGTGATGGCCATAAACTCAGTAATGGCAGATTTTCCTTCTGAGAGCAGCTTTGAAGATGGTCCTttgctaaagtcatctgagattTCTTTGTCCATGGAGGATTCCATTTCCACTCAGCTCACTGAACTTCCCCTCAAACCTATCCAGCGGTACTCATCCTACTGGAGGATAACCAGCATCAAAGAGAAAAGCAGCCTGCAAATGCAGAAGCCTATTTCAAATGCAGTGCTCAATGAGTACCTGGAGCAGAAGGTGGTGGAGTTATATAAGCAATACATCATGGACACTGTGTTTCATGACAGTTCTCCTACCCAGATTCTGGCATCAGAATTCATCATGACAAATGTAGATCAAATTAGTCTTCAAGTGTCTAAAGAGAAGAACCTGGACACTTCAAAAGTCAAGGACATAGTTATTAGCCACCTATTGCAGTTGGTATCATCTGAGATCAGCACCCCTAGTCTTCATATTTCTCAGTATAGCAATATAACTCCATAGAGAAGACTCCTGTCAGTTCCCCTTATTCCTATCAATCCCAAGGAAATATTGTATTCATTTGATCAGAGGATGTGATGGAGGGAATTATGGAAGGGAATTAATGACTAGTAAAAGAAAGTTTGAGAAATCACATACtgaagggagacaggaagaggaacCAAAAGAATGGTTTCAAAGGCAACCATTCAATACAAaatcagaggaaaaataaaaatgatcacagagagaaggagggtatTGTGATTTAATTTTAGAATTACTGAAACTGGAAGATAAGCCAAATTAGGAACAAAAGGAAACACTATGGCAAACTAGAAAGTCGACAGACTTGAGAATTAGGAATTAAACACCTGTTtcctatttatattcatttgtctAGGATGTTTCTTCTGGAAAGAAATGGACTACAAGAAGGTTGTTAAATTCAGGTGTACTggcattttttttcaagtataagcttgtatctttttttcctctatgCTATATCAGTACGTCATTTAGCTAAACTCtttgtaaatattaaatgaatgacAAACAAATCTCAattgtttatacatttatttttgcaACAAGGTTCAATTAGCTCAGGCTAGTTTTGCAATCCTTACATAGGAATGATCTTGAATTCCTCATCCTCCTGATTCTATCCCACAAGTGCAGGTACCATCAAATCtggatgtgtttttattttaaatgaaaaggtaCAGCCACAAGACCATGACTTAAATCTCCTAATTCTATTTAGTGATAGagatagcactttttttttttaacagaaaacctCCGACTtgaagcattttgttttatttcactgaGTGTGATTTTCATGGTGCTGTGATGTTCAAAATGAATTATGAATACTTTTCCcccattttcctttttcatgtGTTCTTCTGACCTGGAGCCAGAAAAAGGTCTTCTGTATGCTTCATATAAGACCAAGGATTCCATAATTTCAATTTCTGTATATTTGTTTACTAAAACAGTAGCTATACATGTGCATTACTGTGTTAATCTTTTATTCAGCTCAGGAATTAGAAAACTATGAGCCATTGGTCAAATATAACTTTATGCTAGCTTTAGACTCTTGTGAGCTAAGGATaggtttcctttttctcttttctttcttttcctttcttttttgtttttgttttttttttttttttttttttttttttcattttttttcttttctttttcttgaaggaGGGCTTCTTTAttgtgtagctccagctgtcctggaatttcatatgtagaccaggctggtgcctaattcagagagatctgtctgcctgtaCCTCTCATATGCTAGGaggattaagggcatgtaccaccatatcaCACTTggcatgttttattatttttaattttaatatggttTTAAAACCCCAAAAGCTTAAGTCAAAATATTTTAGAGCGTGTGAAAatcatatgaaatttaaaattgaaattcagTGTATATAAACtagactttcttcctttcttccttcctttctttctttctttattaattaattaattaatcaatttatttatttattggtagtgctggggatggaattcaTGGCCTTATTCATGATAGGCAAGTTCTATAACATATCCCATGCTGCCtactagattttatttatttatttgtttgtttatattttgtatagtCTGTGGCTGCATTTACGTAAGAATTGTTGAATAGACATGGTCGAGAACATATGGTGCAACAAAGCctaatatttctttttacaataGGCTGTTTACAGTGATGTTTGCCAACCCTGTTCAATGACAGTGTCTTTCCCATGCTTGATTCAGGTTTG from the Mastomys coucha isolate ucsf_1 chromosome X, UCSF_Mcou_1, whole genome shotgun sequence genome contains:
- the CXHXorf21 gene encoding protein CXorf21 homolog → MLSEGYLSGLTYWNDIHWNCASYNEPMAGDQGEETSSVAALSYASVDETQVQSLYVSCKSSGKFISSVHARASQHSRSQSRTVLQANTNPVFENPTLAAVGICRDVIRETYLVPPSCKSICKNYNDLHIAGGQVMAINSVMADFPSESSFEDGPLLKSSEISLSMEDSISTQLTELPLKPIQRYSSYWRITSIKEKSSLQMQKPISNAVLNEYLEQKVVELYKQYIMDTVFHDSSPTQILASEFIMTNVDQISLQVSKEKNLDTSKVKDIVISHLLQLVSSEISTPSLHISQYSNITP